The following proteins are encoded in a genomic region of Salminus brasiliensis chromosome 17, fSalBra1.hap2, whole genome shotgun sequence:
- the nxph2b gene encoding neurexophilin-2b, with the protein MSKGLSALLVFCLHMVTCGAEPSTLAGPQGWRESDKDESFFPQGLRSGLLKPLRLFARASPSGVQRNEASHLQPGAIQDPWAWLSNRTDNEETLARAKRRPIVKTGKFKKMFGWGDFHSTIKTIKLNLLITGKIVDHGNGTFSVYFRHNSTGLGNVSVSLVPPSKVVDFEIAQQETLDISKDGKAFNCRVEYEKTDRSKRTSLCSHDSARVCFQEQTQSHVSWLCSKPFKVICIYIDFFSADYKLVQKVCPDYNYHSDTPYISMG; encoded by the coding sequence GTCACATGTGGCGCAGAGCCCAGCACATTGGCAGGCCCGCAGGGATGGAGAGAAAGCGATAAGGACGAGAGCTTCTTCCCGCAGGGCCTGCGCTCAGGCCTTCTCAAGCCCCTGCGGCTTTTCGCCCGCGCATCCCCGTCTGGCGTCCAGAGGAATGAAGCCTCTCACCTTCAGCCTGGAGCAATTCAAGACCCATGGGCCTGGCTGTCCAACCGCACTGATAACGAAGAGACTCTGGCCAGGGCCAAGCGACGACCCATCGTGAAGACGGGCAAATTCAAAAAGATGTTTGGCTGGGGCGACTTCCACTCCACCATCAAGACGATCAAGCTCAACCTGCTGATTACTGGCAAGATCGTGGACCATGGAAACGGGACGTTCAGCGTCTACTTCCGCCACAACTCCACGGGCCTGGGCAACGTGTCCGTCAGCCTGGTCCCGCCATCCAAGGTGGTCGACTTCGAGATCGCCCAGCAGGAGACGCTGGACATTTCCAAGGATGGCAAAGCCTTCAACTGCAGGGTGGAGTACGAGAAGACAGACCGTAGCAAGAGGACGTCTCTTTGCAGCCATGACTCCGCCCGGGTATGCTTCCAGGAGCAGACACAAAGCCATGTCTCCTGGCTCTGCTCCAAGCCCTTTAAagtcatctgcatctacattgACTTCTTCAGTGCTGACTACAAGCTGGTTCAGAAGGTCTGTCCGGACTACAATTACCACAGTGACACGCCCTATATCTCCATGGGATAG
- the spoplb gene encoding speckle-type POZ protein-like B codes for MSRVPTPPPPGEMTSGPVAESWCYTQVKVVKFSYMWTINNFSFCREEMGEVLKSSTFSSGPNDKMKWCLRVNPKGLDDESKDYLSLYLLLVNCPKSEVRAKFKFSLLNAKREETKAMESQRAYRFVQGKDWGFKKFIRRDFLLDEANGLLPDDKLTLFCEVSVVQDSVNISGQSNMNMLKVPECQLADDLGNLWEGSRFTDCSLFVGGQEFKAHKSILAARSPVFNAMFEHKMEESKKNRVDISDVEPDVFREMMVFIYTGKAPNLEKMADNLLAAADKYALERLKVMCEEALCNSLSVENVADILILADLHSAEQLKAQAIDFINRCSVLRQLGCKDGKNWNSNHAADIMETAGWKAMIQSHPHLVAEAFRALASAQCPPFGLPRKRLKQS; via the exons ATGTCACGGgtccccaccccccctcccccggGGGAGATGACATCAGGACCTGTGGCAGAGAGCTGGTGTTACACACAG GTTAAAGTAGTGAAGTTTTCCTACATGTGGACGATAAACAACTTCAGTTTCTGCCGAGAGGAGATGGGAGAAGTTCTAAAGAGCTCCACCTTTTCCTCTGGTCCCAATGACAAAATGAAGTG GTGTTTAAGAGTAAATCCAAAGGGACTGGACGATGAGAGTAAAGATTATCTCTCCCTTTATTTACTGCTTGTGAACTGTCCAAAAAGTGAAGTACGAGCAAAGTTCAAGTTCTCCCTACTGAATGCCAAAAGAGAAGAAACTAAAGCCATGG AAAGCCAAAGAGCCTATCGCTTTGTCCAGGGAAAGGATTGGGGATTCAAAAAGTTTATTAGGCGGGACTTCTTGCTTGATGAAGCAAATGGACTTCTACCAGATGACAAGCTTACTCTTTTCTGTGAG GTGAGTGTGGTGCAGGACTCTGTAAACATCTCAGGCCAGTCCAACATGAACATGCTGAAGGTGCCTGAGTGTCAGCTGGCCGATGACCTGGGCAACCTGTGGGAGGGCTCCAGATTTACAGACTGCAGCCTCTTTGTTGGGGGACAGGAGTTCAAAGCGCACAAATCAATCCTGGCAG CACGGTCGCCGGTATTCAACGCCATGTTTGAGCACAAAATGGAAGAGAGTAAAAAG AACCGCGTAGACATCAGTGATGTTGAACCAGATGTCTTTAGAGAGATGATGGTCTTCATCTACACAGGCAAAGCTCCAAACCTAGAGAAAATGGCTGATAACCTTTTAGCTGCAGCAGACAAG TATGCTCTGGAGAGATTAAAGGTGATGTGTGAGGAGGCTTTGTGTAACAGTCTGTCTGTTGAGAATGTGGCAGACATCCTCATTCTGGCAGACCTGCACAGCGCAGAGCAACTCAAAGCACAAGCCATAGACTTCATCAACAG ATGCAGTGTTCTCAGACAGTTGGGCTGCAAAGATGGGAAGAACTGGAATAGCAA TCATGCAGCAGACATAATGGAGACAGCAGGATGGAAGGCTATGATTCAGTCGCATCCTCACCTAGTGGCCGAAGCCTTCCGAGCGCTTGCCTCCGCCCAGTGCCCTCCGTTCGGCCTGCCCAGGAAACGGCTAAAGCAGTCCTGA